The following proteins come from a genomic window of Megalobrama amblycephala isolate DHTTF-2021 unplaced genomic scaffold, ASM1881202v1 scaffold405, whole genome shotgun sequence:
- the LOC125261374 gene encoding keratin, type I cytoskeletal 19-like, which produces MSCSLRTSSCYGAKTVTCKSVVTPISCRTITTCTPKAYSVYGYGFGGRTRISSPCYRRPVIDCYPDLHCKIGGGYGRYGRLNSGGIGITAGNGDYIQLNEKATMQCLNDRLASYLEKVRSLEAANATLERQIREFYEKKGPICQRDYSAYWNTIDCLKEKIRNATIDNANILLQIDNAKLAADDFRIKYEHELAVRQSVEADIANLRRLLDQMTLTKADLEMQIETLQQDLACLKKNHREDVEALMCQLTNTKVCVEVDAAPQQDLNKVLEEIRCHYETIIDKHRREQECWFNEKTAQLCKDVACRTECLETSRSQISDLQRTLHCLEIELQSQISMKGALECSLAETDARYSIILAGFQKHIDTLEAELCQVRYSIEQQGRDYDALLDIKSRLEQEIATYRCLLENQGIK; this is translated from the exons ATGTCTTGCTCTCTCCGTACGTCATCCTGCTATGGTGCCAAGACCGTGACCTGTAAATCCGTAGTTACTCCAATTAGCTGTAGAACAATAACTACTTGTACACCCAAAGCATACAGTGTGTATGGCTATGGTTTTGGAGGAAGAACTCGGATCTCTTCCCCCTGTTATCGCCGCCCTGTTATCGATTGCTACCCAGATCTGCATTGCAAAATTGGTGGAGGATATGGACGTTATGGCAGACTGAACAGTGGAGGAATCGGAATCACCGCTGGGAACGGTGATTACATCCAGCTGAATGAGAAGGCCACCATGCAGTGCCTGAACGACCGTCTGGCGTCCTACCTCGAGAAGGTGCGCTCCCTGGAGGCTGCCAATGCCACTCTGGAGAGGCAGATCCGTGAGTTCTATGAGAAGAAGGGGCCGATCTGCCAGAGGGACTACAGCGCCTACTGGAACACCATCGACTGCCTGAAGGAAAAG ATTAGAAATGCTACCATCGACAACGCCAACATCCTACTGCAGATCGACAATGCTAAACTGGCTGCTGATGACTTCAGAATAAA ATATGAGCATGAGTTAGCAGTGCGGCAGTCTGTGGAGGCTGACATCGCCAACCTGCGTCGCTTGCTGGACCAGATGACCCTGACAAAGGCCGACCTGGAGATGCAGATCGAGACTCTGCAGCAAGATCTAGCGTGTTTGAAGAAGAACCACCGGGAG GATGTGGAAGCGCTAATGTGTCAGTTGACAAACACAAAAGTGTGTGTGGAAGTGGATGCTGCTCCTCAGCAAGACCTGAATAAGGTTTTGGAGGAGATTCGTTGTCATTATGAGACCATCATAGACAAACACCGCAGAGAACAGGAGTGCTGGTTCAACGAGAAG ACGGCACAACTGTGCAAAGATGTGGCCTGCCGCACAGAGTGCTTAGAAACTTCTAGGTCACAGATCTCAGATTTGCAGCGTACCTTGCATTGTCTGGAGATCGAACTACAGTCTCAGATCAGCATG AAAGGAGCACTGGAGTGTTCACTAGCAGAAACAGATGCTAGGTACAGCATTATACTAGCAGGCTTCCAGAAACACATCGACACATTGGAGGCAGAGCTTTGTCAGGTGCGCTATAGCATTGAGCAGCAGGGCAGAGACTATGATGCACTGCTGGACATCAAGAGCCGTCTGGAGCAGGAGATCGCCACTTATAGGTGCCTCCTGGAAAATCAGGGCATCAAGTaa
- the LOC125261368 gene encoding keratin, type I cytoskeletal 19-like, with translation MAGGCSGRDYDYLQKTEKATMQNLNDRLASYLDKVHSLEAANATLERQIREHYEKKGPICQRDYSCYLNTIDCLQEKIKDATINNGKILLRIDNSKLAAEDFRIKYENELSIRQCVKADVDNLRRILDKTCLAKADLEMQICALQEELVYLKKNHQEEVAALMCQLTNAKVCVEVDAAPQQDLKKVLDDIRCHYETIINKHCREQECWFKEKTADLCKDASTSTECLETSISHISELRRNLQNLEIELQSQISMKGALECSLLDTEAMYSAKLARYQKYIDTFEAELCQVRSGIEQQGRDYDALLDIKSRLEQEIATYRCLLENQGSRGRCERTRFSSSADSRSSRRVQWRAPVIQATGRLRLEDRLSSGVLGCSGLCRSGVRTKFGIDMVLLGEPGTTRSSKEG, from the exons ATGGCTGGAGGGTGCTCTGGAAGGGATTATGACTACCTCCAGAAGACTGAGAAGGCCACCATGCAAAACCTGAATGACCGTCTGGCATCCTACCTAGATAAAGTGCACTCTCTGGAGGCTGCCAATGCCACACTGGAGAGGCAAATCCGGGAGCACTATGAGAAGAAGGGGCCGATCTGCCAGAGAGACTACAGTTGCTACTTGAACACCATTGATTGCCTTCAGGAAAAG ATTAAAGATGCTACTATCAACAACGGCAAAATCCTCCTGCGTATTGACAACTCTAAATTGGCTGCTGAAGACTTCAGGATAAA GTATGAGAATGAGTTGTCGATACGGCAGTGTGTGAAGGCTGACGTCGATAACCTGCGTCGCATACTTGATAAGACATGCCTGGCTAAGGCCGACTTGGAGATGCAGATCTGCGCTCTGCAGGAGGAGCTGGTATATTTGAAGAAAAATCACCAGGAG GAAGTGGCAGCACTAATGTGTCAGCTGACAAATGCAAAAGTGTGTGTGGAAGTGGATGCTGCTCCTCAGCAAGACCTAAAAAAAGTTTTGGATGACATCCGTTGTCATTATGAGACCATCATAAACAAACACTGCAGAGAACAGGAGTGCTGGTTCAAAGAGAAG ACGGCAGATCTGTGTAAAGATGCTTCCACCAGCACAGAGTGCCTAGAAACCTCCATATCACACATCTCAGAATTGCGACGTAATTTGCAGAACTTGGAGATCGAGCTACAGTCTCAAATCAGCATG AAAGGAGCACTGGAGTGCTCACTGTTGGATACAGAGGCTATGTACAGCGCTAAGCTAGCACGCTACCAGAAATACATCGACACATTCGAGGCAGAGCTTTGTCAGGTGCGCTCTGGCATTGAGCAGCAGGGCAGAGACTATGATGCACTGCTGGACATCAAGAGCCGTCTGGAGCAGGAGATCGCCACTTACAGGTGCCTCCTGGAAAATCAGGGCAGTAG AGGTCGCTGTGAGCGCACTAGATTCAGTAGCAGCGCTGATTCTCGCAGCTCTCGCCGGGTGCAGTGGCGCGCGCCTGTAATCCAAGCTACTGGGAGGCTGAGGCTGGAGGATCGCTTGAGCTCAGGGGTTCTGGGCTGCAGTGGACTATGTCGATCGGGTGTCCGCACTAAGTTCGGTATCGATATGGTGCTCCTGGGGGAGCCCGGGACTACCAGGTCGTCTAAGGAGGGGTGA
- the LOC125261369 gene encoding keratin-associated protein 4-6-like: MSYSKTCNETCLKTCPETCSITCHDTCLKTCPETCSISCPETCSETWSQPCSFTFPETCPETCLKTCSETCSDTCSKPCSFTFPETCLKTCSETCSDTCSQPCSFTFPKTCSETCSDTCSNSCSFNFPKTCPETCLKTCSETYSVTFPKTCPESYLPESCLKTCSETYSVTFPKTCPESCLKTCSETCSDTCSQPCSFTFPKTCPESCLKTCSETCSDTCSQPSSFTSPRPV, translated from the exons ATGTCATACTCGAAAACCTGCAACGAAACTTGTCTGAAGACCTGCCCTGAAACCTGCTCCATCACCTGCCATGACACTTGTCTGAAGACCTGCCCTGAAACCTGCTCAATAAGCTGCCCGGAGACTTGCTCTGAGACCTGGTCCCAGCCCTGCTCCTTCACCTTCCCCGAGACCTGCCCTGAGACCTGTCTGAAGACCTGCTCTGAGACCTGCTCAGACACCTGCTCCAAGCCCTGCTCCTTCACCTTCCCCGAGACCTGTCTGAAGACTTGCTCTGAGACCTGCTCAGACACCTGCTCCCAGCCCTGCTCCTTCACCTTCCCCAAGACCTGCTCTGAGACCTGCTCAGACACCTGCTCCAATTCCTGCTCCTTCAACTTCCCCAAGACCTGCCCTGAGACCTGTCTGAAGACCTGCTCTGAAACCTACTCAGTCACCTTCCCCAAGACCTGCCCCGAGTCCT ACCTGCCCGAGTCCTGTCTGAAGACCTGCTCTGAAACCTACTCAGTCACCTTCCCCAAGACCTGCCCCGAGTCCTGTCTGAAGACTTGCTCTGAGACCTGCTCAGACACCTGCTCCCAGCCCTGCTCCTTCACCTTCCCCAAGACCTGCCCCGAGTCCTGTCTGAAGACTTGCTCTGAGACCTGCTCAGACACCTGCTCCCAGCCCAGCTCCTTCACCTCCCCGAGACCTGTCTGA